The following proteins are co-located in the Streptomyces sp. DT2A-34 genome:
- a CDS encoding PQQ-binding-like beta-propeller repeat protein, with protein MPPQQGNPPPQGYGYPQQAYGHPQQPPPAAPPGQPGYGYPQQPGPPQYPMAPQPGYGQPGHPQQFPGAPVPAGPPRKKKTGLIVLLVVALVVLGGAGGGAWYLMANAATEPLYSVPTDVSWGLREQEVDGTWFTDKAVVQTLSGGVKAYELDTGKQLWATALPGAGQQACLAPSDSDGGVGIVAYGASATAGARGKCDHVAAFDLYSGKVLWKRAFKVKDEFGMGDGLTVARSGEAVVIAADTEHVALKVADGSKAWDPMRLEDGSKVWNTQDLYHDGGCSAGSYTGGKNLIRVRACTEGDDTSDKAWDEVSLIDPASGRAKWTKQFADGTAGQVVSTSPLVISGDEGGVYALDEKTGEKRGGKFQGKPEKYTRSAEDNGSPMRQAAGFGNIFLMGGYDPDGGAGSPRSLVAYDLDSGKELWRSKASPKMEYIPLRETGDERLLVYVTESTERPKLVEFNPEDGAMTTLVEYPEEVDTNTGIDAWPFWHKGVIYVTSVGAGISGDSFSLAALPTTDS; from the coding sequence ATGCCACCGCAGCAGGGCAACCCGCCCCCGCAGGGATACGGCTATCCGCAGCAGGCGTACGGTCATCCGCAGCAGCCGCCACCCGCCGCGCCTCCGGGACAGCCTGGTTACGGCTACCCCCAACAGCCGGGGCCCCCGCAGTATCCGATGGCCCCCCAGCCGGGCTACGGCCAGCCAGGTCATCCGCAGCAGTTCCCCGGGGCGCCCGTCCCGGCTGGACCGCCGAGGAAGAAGAAGACCGGGCTGATCGTGCTGCTCGTCGTCGCACTCGTCGTGCTCGGTGGGGCCGGCGGGGGCGCGTGGTACCTGATGGCGAACGCTGCCACCGAGCCGCTGTACAGCGTGCCGACGGACGTCAGCTGGGGCCTGAGGGAGCAGGAGGTGGACGGCACCTGGTTCACGGACAAGGCAGTCGTACAGACACTGTCCGGTGGTGTGAAGGCCTACGAGCTCGACACCGGTAAGCAGCTTTGGGCCACAGCGCTGCCGGGCGCGGGTCAGCAGGCGTGCTTGGCTCCTTCTGATTCCGACGGCGGAGTCGGCATCGTTGCCTATGGCGCTTCGGCAACGGCCGGGGCTAGGGGTAAGTGCGACCATGTTGCCGCCTTCGACCTGTACTCCGGCAAGGTGCTTTGGAAGCGGGCCTTCAAGGTGAAGGACGAGTTCGGCATGGGTGACGGGCTGACGGTGGCTCGTTCCGGCGAGGCCGTGGTGATCGCGGCGGATACGGAGCACGTGGCGCTGAAGGTGGCCGACGGCAGTAAGGCCTGGGACCCGATGCGGCTGGAGGACGGCAGCAAGGTCTGGAATACACAGGACCTGTATCACGACGGTGGCTGCTCAGCCGGTTCGTACACCGGCGGCAAGAATCTGATCCGGGTACGCGCTTGCACCGAGGGCGACGACACCAGCGACAAGGCCTGGGACGAGGTGTCGCTGATCGACCCCGCCAGTGGCAGGGCCAAGTGGACCAAGCAATTTGCCGACGGCACGGCAGGGCAGGTCGTTTCCACGTCTCCTCTCGTCATCAGTGGCGATGAAGGCGGCGTATATGCGCTCGACGAGAAGACCGGCGAAAAGCGCGGCGGCAAATTCCAAGGAAAGCCGGAGAAATACACTCGGAGCGCTGAGGACAACGGCAGTCCGATGCGTCAGGCCGCAGGTTTCGGAAACATCTTCCTCATGGGCGGCTATGACCCGGACGGGGGCGCCGGCAGCCCCAGGTCGCTGGTCGCCTACGACCTCGACAGCGGAAAGGAGCTGTGGCGGTCGAAGGCATCACCCAAGATGGAGTACATCCCACTCCGCGAGACCGGTGACGAGCGTCTGTTGGTGTACGTCACCGAGTCCACGGAGAGGCCGAAGCTGGTGGAGTTCAACCCGGAGGACGGTGCGATGACGACACTCGTCGAATATCCGGAAGAGGTGGACACGAACACGGGCATCGATGCGTGGCCGTTCTGGCACAAGGGCGTGATCTACGTCACCTCGGTCGGTGCCGGCATCAGTGGGGATTCCTTCTCCCTCGCGGCATTGCCCACGACTGATTCCTAG